The following are encoded in a window of Amycolatopsis lexingtonensis genomic DNA:
- a CDS encoding primosomal protein has translation MAQDIIPIELGLPQGDVVTLWAPRWREDGEEWEAFLGDEDDLYAFPDAAHLAAFVRTSERHDLIDHPAWDAVPSLNVPELIPDEDHTYDLVGVPELVAEEPDVWHIAELAEIVGIVRSLADVCDLEEVHEILDSTEGFSLLDQGTLPFTGSVGVQVWNDLSETVSTKWDTVLDAIDGLVTVPDVDEKVLEQTAEELAAFHEESAEAEAGAEGEEDLEAISSDDDEDDEDEEEGPVGFWAEVGIDPIKIITSGAEYYTLRCYLDDTPVFLGSEGEIDVFTSEKALARALADGKDLAETDLADVSTWDEVLAKATAGELEIEVDAENTYVLTGLDADIAEGPEAIDPTQLELAVELITDAADWAGDESVETALASNESLGWLVSFVLRPDPTRLEPSAPFDAEQSAWRKLVETFENRLTVA, from the coding sequence ATGGCACAGGACATCATCCCGATCGAACTCGGGCTGCCGCAGGGCGACGTCGTCACCCTGTGGGCCCCGCGCTGGCGGGAAGACGGCGAGGAGTGGGAAGCGTTCCTCGGCGACGAGGACGACCTGTACGCCTTCCCGGACGCCGCACACCTGGCCGCCTTCGTCCGCACGTCGGAGCGGCACGACCTGATCGACCACCCGGCGTGGGACGCGGTGCCGTCGCTGAACGTGCCCGAGCTGATCCCGGACGAGGACCACACGTACGACCTCGTCGGCGTGCCCGAGCTCGTCGCCGAGGAGCCGGACGTCTGGCACATCGCCGAGCTGGCCGAGATCGTCGGCATCGTGCGCTCGCTCGCCGACGTCTGCGACCTCGAAGAGGTCCACGAGATCCTCGACTCGACCGAAGGCTTCTCGCTGCTCGACCAGGGCACCCTCCCGTTCACCGGGAGCGTCGGCGTCCAGGTCTGGAACGACCTGTCCGAGACGGTGTCGACGAAGTGGGACACCGTCCTGGACGCGATCGACGGCCTGGTGACGGTGCCGGACGTCGACGAGAAGGTCCTCGAGCAGACCGCCGAGGAGCTGGCGGCGTTCCACGAGGAGTCCGCCGAGGCCGAGGCCGGCGCGGAGGGTGAAGAGGACCTCGAGGCGATCTCCTCGGACGACGACGAGGACGACGAAGACGAGGAAGAGGGCCCGGTCGGCTTCTGGGCCGAGGTCGGCATCGACCCGATCAAGATCATCACGTCCGGCGCGGAGTACTACACGCTGCGCTGCTACCTCGACGACACCCCGGTGTTCCTCGGCAGCGAGGGCGAGATCGACGTGTTCACGTCGGAGAAGGCGCTGGCGCGGGCCCTGGCCGACGGCAAGGACCTGGCCGAGACCGACCTCGCCGACGTGTCCACGTGGGACGAGGTGCTGGCGAAGGCCACCGCGGGCGAGCTCGAGATCGAGGTCGACGCGGAGAACACGTACGTGCTGACCGGCCTCGACGCGGACATCGCGGAGGGCCCGGAGGCGATCGACCCGACGCAGCTGGAGCTGGCGGTCGAGCTGATCACGGACGCGGCCGACTGGGCGGGCGACGAGAGCGTCGAAACGGCGCTGGCGTCGAACGAAAGCCTGGGCTGGCTGGTGTCGTTCGTGCTCCGCCCGGACCCGACGCGCCTCGAGCCGAGCGCGCCGTTCGACGCCGAGCAGAGCGCTTGGCGG
- a CDS encoding C45 family autoproteolytic acyltransferase/hydolase translates to MVATVREHRIGDVRWTIVRGPREGAFRELGAYAAADIRTVLAGLPSWPVTARARRSPVRFRAVESASQVEHPDAYAELTALAEGAGVPFDDLLLANLRGDLGAGDGTGCTDLAWAGSPSLLGHNEDGAPVFDGIGRLLTLLIDGEPGVCVWWYPGFLPANTFTLTTHGLVWGIDSVSVAAPSPCAGRHFLARTAQRATSVAEAVSVLRSHASAGGFAYTMGALGSPAVTVVEKAGHETAVSTVASGLSWHTNHFRQLPPHLDVAPEESLDRAEVCAHLAPTSPDAKWLVSTLTNDVHRDATGGDELMTLSTLVTDLGSGEVTLVPRGGEPLTARAVDLAAGNVDAVG, encoded by the coding sequence ATGGTGGCGACAGTCCGGGAGCACCGGATCGGCGACGTGCGCTGGACGATCGTCCGCGGGCCGCGGGAAGGCGCTTTCCGCGAGCTGGGGGCGTACGCCGCCGCCGACATCCGGACCGTGCTGGCGGGCTTGCCGTCGTGGCCGGTCACCGCGCGGGCCCGGCGCTCGCCGGTGCGGTTCCGGGCGGTCGAATCGGCGTCGCAGGTCGAGCACCCGGACGCCTACGCCGAGCTGACGGCACTGGCCGAGGGCGCCGGCGTCCCGTTCGACGACCTGCTGCTGGCCAACCTGCGCGGCGACCTCGGCGCGGGCGACGGCACCGGCTGCACGGACCTCGCGTGGGCGGGTTCGCCTTCGCTGCTCGGCCACAACGAGGACGGCGCCCCGGTCTTCGACGGCATCGGGCGGCTGCTGACGTTGCTGATCGACGGCGAACCCGGCGTCTGCGTCTGGTGGTACCCGGGTTTCCTGCCCGCGAACACGTTCACGCTGACGACGCACGGTCTGGTGTGGGGGATCGACAGCGTGAGCGTGGCGGCGCCTTCGCCGTGCGCCGGGCGGCACTTCCTGGCGCGCACGGCCCAGCGCGCGACTTCCGTGGCCGAAGCGGTGTCCGTGCTGCGTTCCCACGCTTCGGCGGGCGGCTTCGCGTACACGATGGGCGCCCTCGGTTCCCCGGCGGTGACGGTGGTCGAGAAGGCGGGGCACGAGACCGCGGTGTCCACTGTGGCCAGTGGGCTTTCCTGGCACACCAACCACTTCCGCCAGCTGCCCCCGCACCTGGACGTCGCGCCGGAGGAGAGCCTGGACCGGGCGGAGGTGTGCGCGCACCTGGCCCCGACGTCCCCGGACGCGAAGTGGCTGGTTTCGACGTTGACGAACGACGTCCACCGCGACGCGACCGGCGGCGACGAGCTGATGACGTTGAGCACGCTGGTGACGGACCTCGGTTCGGGCGAGGTGACGCTGGTACCCCGCGGCGGCGAACCGTTGACCGCCCGGGCGGTGGACCTGGCCGCGGGGAACGTCGACGCGGTGGGCTGA
- a CDS encoding winged helix-turn-helix transcriptional regulator, whose translation MDFLADCRTRLAFDLVANTWNPVVLWALRHGPRRHVDLRREIGGISAKVLTETVRRLESDGLLERREGAYALTPLGSSFLEPIEGFGRWAAEHGDAVVAAQNRARSA comes from the coding sequence ATGGACTTCCTCGCCGACTGCCGGACGCGGCTCGCGTTCGACCTGGTCGCCAACACCTGGAACCCGGTGGTGCTCTGGGCCCTGCGCCACGGCCCGCGGCGCCACGTCGACCTGCGGCGCGAGATCGGCGGGATCAGCGCCAAGGTGCTCACGGAAACCGTGCGGCGCCTGGAGTCCGACGGGCTCCTCGAGCGCCGCGAAGGCGCGTACGCGCTCACGCCGTTGGGTTCAAGCTTCCTGGAGCCGATCGAGGGCTTCGGGCGGTGGGCCGCCGAGCACGGCGACGCCGTCGTCGCCGCTCAAAACCGAGCACGATCAGCGTGA
- a CDS encoding DEAD/DEAH box helicase, which yields MTLTDLLPADPDPDALFEAFTTWTADRGIELYPAQEEAVMEVVSGSNVILSTPTGSGKSLVAVGAHFTALAQGRRSYYTAPIKALVSEKFFQLIEIFGADNVGMMTGDSSVNPDAPIICCTAEILANIALRFGAEAPVGQVVADEFHFYSEPDRGWAWQVPLLELPKAQFVLMSATLGDVSFFEKDLTRRTGKPTAVVTSAQRPVPLTFRYALTPLHETMSELLNGGQAPVYVVHFSQAAAIERAQTLMSINVTTKAEKESIAELIGDFRFSAGFGKTLSRLVRHGIGVHHAGMLPKYRRLVETLAQSGLLKVICGTDTLGVGINVPIRTVVFSALTKYDGVRQRHLKAREFHQIAGRAGRAGYDTDGYVVVQAPDHVVENAKALEKAGDDPKKKKKIVRKKAPEGFVNWTESTFDRLIAADPEPLTSSFKVTHSMLLNVISRPGNAFDSMRHLLEDNHEDRASQRKLILRAIAIYRALLAAGVVERLSEPDEQGRIIRLTVDLQFDFALNQPLSPFALAAIELFDLESPSYALDVVSTVEATVDNPRPVLSQQQFKARGEAVNAMKAEGIEYDERMELLENVTYPKPLEELLQGAFHSYRQGHPWVDDYELSPKSVVRDMYERAMNFVEYIGFYQLARSEGLVLRYLADVYDALRHTVPDEAKTEPLQDLIEWLGELVRQVDSSLLDEWEALRHPSEEGPVSHRPPELPPAVTRNERAFRVLVRNELFRRVELFARRAWFPLGELDAASGWDADAWQEAIEDYFEEYDSLGTGPDARGPALLMIDQQPDVWKVRQIFDDPAGDHDWGISAEVDLAASDEAGAAVIRVTAVGAH from the coding sequence ATGACTCTCACAGACCTCCTGCCTGCGGATCCCGACCCCGACGCCCTCTTCGAAGCGTTCACGACCTGGACGGCCGACCGGGGCATCGAGCTGTACCCGGCGCAGGAGGAGGCGGTGATGGAGGTCGTCTCCGGATCGAACGTCATCCTCTCGACGCCGACCGGCTCCGGGAAGAGCCTCGTCGCCGTCGGCGCGCACTTCACCGCGCTCGCCCAGGGCCGCCGCAGCTACTACACCGCGCCCATCAAAGCCCTCGTCTCGGAGAAGTTCTTCCAGCTCATCGAGATCTTCGGGGCCGACAACGTCGGGATGATGACGGGTGACTCCAGCGTCAACCCGGACGCCCCGATCATCTGCTGCACGGCCGAAATCCTGGCGAACATCGCGTTGCGGTTCGGCGCCGAGGCGCCGGTCGGGCAGGTCGTCGCCGACGAGTTCCACTTCTACTCCGAGCCCGACCGCGGCTGGGCGTGGCAGGTGCCGCTGCTGGAACTGCCGAAGGCCCAGTTCGTCCTGATGTCGGCGACCTTGGGCGACGTGTCCTTCTTCGAGAAGGACCTGACGCGCCGCACCGGCAAGCCGACCGCGGTCGTCACGTCGGCGCAGCGCCCGGTGCCGCTGACCTTCCGGTACGCGCTGACGCCGTTGCACGAGACCATGTCGGAGCTGCTCAACGGCGGTCAGGCGCCGGTCTACGTCGTGCACTTCTCGCAGGCCGCGGCCATCGAACGGGCGCAGACGCTGATGAGCATCAACGTCACCACCAAGGCCGAAAAGGAGTCCATCGCCGAGCTGATCGGCGACTTCCGGTTCTCCGCCGGCTTCGGCAAGACGCTCTCGCGGCTGGTCCGCCACGGCATCGGCGTCCACCACGCCGGCATGCTGCCCAAGTACCGCCGACTGGTCGAGACCTTGGCCCAGTCGGGGCTGCTGAAGGTGATCTGCGGGACCGACACCCTCGGCGTCGGCATCAACGTGCCGATCCGGACGGTCGTCTTCTCGGCGCTGACCAAGTACGACGGCGTCCGCCAGCGCCACCTCAAGGCGCGCGAGTTCCACCAGATCGCCGGCCGCGCCGGGCGCGCGGGCTACGACACCGACGGCTACGTCGTCGTGCAGGCGCCCGACCACGTCGTCGAGAACGCCAAGGCGCTCGAGAAGGCGGGCGACGACCCGAAGAAGAAAAAGAAGATCGTCCGGAAGAAGGCCCCGGAAGGGTTCGTCAACTGGACCGAGAGCACGTTCGACCGGCTGATCGCGGCCGACCCCGAGCCGCTGACGTCCAGCTTCAAGGTCACGCACTCGATGCTGCTCAACGTGATCTCGCGGCCGGGCAACGCCTTCGACTCGATGCGTCACCTGCTGGAGGACAACCACGAGGACCGCGCGTCGCAGCGCAAGCTCATTCTGCGCGCCATCGCGATCTACCGCGCGCTGCTCGCCGCCGGCGTCGTCGAACGACTGTCCGAACCGGACGAGCAGGGCCGGATCATCCGCCTGACCGTCGACCTGCAGTTCGACTTCGCGCTCAACCAGCCGCTTTCGCCGTTCGCGCTGGCCGCGATCGAGCTGTTCGACCTCGAGTCGCCGAGTTACGCGCTCGACGTCGTGTCCACTGTGGAAGCCACGGTGGACAACCCGCGGCCGGTGCTGTCGCAGCAGCAGTTCAAGGCACGCGGCGAGGCCGTGAACGCCATGAAGGCCGAGGGCATCGAGTACGACGAGCGGATGGAGCTGCTCGAGAACGTCACCTACCCGAAGCCGCTCGAAGAGCTGCTGCAGGGCGCGTTCCACAGCTACCGCCAGGGTCACCCGTGGGTCGACGACTACGAGCTTTCGCCGAAGTCCGTGGTGCGCGACATGTACGAGCGCGCGATGAACTTCGTCGAGTACATCGGCTTCTACCAGCTCGCCCGGTCCGAAGGCCTGGTGCTGCGCTACCTCGCCGACGTCTACGACGCGCTGCGCCACACGGTGCCGGACGAGGCGAAGACCGAACCGCTGCAGGACCTCATCGAGTGGCTCGGCGAGCTGGTCCGGCAGGTCGACTCCAGCCTCCTGGACGAGTGGGAGGCGCTGCGGCACCCCTCGGAAGAAGGGCCGGTGTCGCACCGGCCGCCGGAGCTGCCGCCGGCCGTCACGCGCAACGAGCGCGCGTTCCGCGTCCTGGTGCGCAACGAGCTGTTCCGCCGGGTCGAGCTGTTCGCGCGGCGGGCGTGGTTCCCGCTCGGGGAGCTGGACGCGGCCTCGGGCTGGGACGCCGACGCGTGGCAGGAAGCCATCGAGGACTACTTCGAGGAGTACGACTCGCTCGGCACCGGCCCGGACGCGCGCGGCCCGGCGCTGCTGATGATCGACCAGCAGCCGGACGTCTGGAAGGTGCGGCAGATCTTCGACGACCCCGCGGGCGACCACGACTGGGGCATCAGCGCCGAAGTGGACTTGGCCGCGTCGGACGAGGCGGGGGCCGCGGTGATCCGGGTGACGGCGGTCGGCGCGCACTGA
- a CDS encoding sugar-binding transcriptional regulator produces the protein MSTSKKAASLTEAMLLATVARRFYVQGRSKLEIADEFGVSRFKVARMLDTAMESGLVRVEFALPAPVDLALSDEVRSAYGLQRALVLERSTEREPREVVRAKIGALAARLLEEIATPSDVIGLSWARSVNAMTEAIRTLPRCPVVQLCGVQAGMDMRGRSVETVSRVTAVSGGDAYPIFGPLVLPDRRTTETLRRQPGIAETFGQFKNLTKAVVSIGAWQPGESTVYDALDEAERAAIAARGATAEVAARLFDAAGNALSTGLAHHVLAISHEELMAVPEVIALGYSKPKAAAVDAVLRSGMVSTLITDASAAVPLLALAAKNPVATT, from the coding sequence ATGAGCACGTCGAAAAAGGCGGCTTCACTGACCGAAGCCATGCTGCTCGCGACCGTCGCCCGGCGCTTCTACGTGCAGGGACGCTCCAAGCTGGAGATCGCCGACGAGTTCGGCGTCAGCCGGTTCAAGGTCGCGCGGATGCTCGACACCGCGATGGAGTCCGGGCTCGTCCGAGTGGAGTTCGCGCTGCCCGCGCCGGTCGACCTCGCGCTGTCCGACGAGGTGCGGTCGGCGTACGGCCTGCAGCGGGCCCTCGTGCTCGAACGCTCAACCGAGCGAGAACCCCGGGAAGTCGTCCGGGCGAAGATCGGGGCGCTGGCCGCCCGGCTGCTGGAGGAGATCGCGACCCCGTCGGACGTCATCGGGCTGTCGTGGGCGCGCTCGGTGAACGCGATGACCGAGGCGATCCGGACGCTGCCGCGCTGCCCGGTCGTCCAGCTGTGCGGGGTGCAGGCGGGGATGGACATGCGCGGGCGCTCGGTGGAGACGGTCAGCCGAGTGACGGCGGTGTCCGGCGGCGACGCCTACCCGATCTTCGGCCCGCTGGTGCTGCCCGACCGCCGCACGACCGAGACGCTGCGACGGCAGCCGGGGATCGCGGAAACGTTCGGGCAGTTCAAGAACCTGACCAAGGCGGTGGTCAGCATCGGCGCGTGGCAGCCGGGCGAGTCGACGGTGTACGACGCGCTGGACGAAGCCGAGCGCGCGGCGATCGCGGCCCGCGGGGCGACCGCGGAGGTGGCGGCGCGACTGTTCGACGCGGCCGGGAACGCGCTGTCGACCGGGCTCGCGCACCACGTGCTGGCGATCAGCCACGAAGAGCTCATGGCGGTGCCGGAGGTGATCGCGCTGGGCTACAGCAAGCCGAAGGCGGCGGCGGTGGACGCGGTGCTGCGTTCGGGCATGGTCTCGACGCTGATCACCGACGCGTCCGCCGCGGTCCCCCTCCTGGCCCTGGCCGCGAAGAACCCGGTCGCGACCACCTGA
- a CDS encoding ABC transporter substrate-binding protein — protein MRKLLSLLAATSLVATGCAGAGSVGQGGSTLVIAIVSNPQMKDAISLAPEFEKATGITLKFVSLPENQARAKITASTATEGGEFDVVMISNYEAPQWAANGWLENLEPHMAATPGYDEGDFIPSIKQSLSYQNQMYAVPFYGESSFLAYRKDLFDKAGLTMPAKPTWQQVAEFAAKLDDKANGVAGICLRGKPGWGESLAPFSTVANTFGAQYFDKDWNAKLTSPEFKAAADFYVNLIREHGEVGASSAGFSECGTRYTQGQAAMWYDATVMAGTNEDPSSSKIVGKSGYAPAPVVRTQASGWLYTWALGIPKVTKDKDAAWKFMAWMTDKAYVRKVGATYGWNRVPPGVRQSTYDIPDYAKAAAAYAKPTLAGIADANQQKAMANPVPYPGIQFVGIPEFQDLGTRVSQQLSAAIAGRESVDDALKQSQDYAQTVGDSYKAVQ, from the coding sequence GTGCGTAAGCTGCTCAGCCTCCTCGCCGCGACGTCGCTGGTGGCCACGGGGTGCGCGGGCGCCGGCTCGGTCGGCCAGGGTGGCTCGACGCTCGTCATCGCGATCGTGTCCAACCCGCAGATGAAGGACGCGATCTCCCTCGCCCCGGAGTTCGAGAAAGCCACCGGCATCACCCTGAAGTTCGTGTCGCTGCCGGAAAACCAGGCCCGCGCGAAGATCACCGCGTCGACCGCCACCGAGGGTGGCGAGTTCGACGTCGTCATGATCAGCAACTACGAGGCCCCGCAGTGGGCCGCCAACGGCTGGCTCGAAAACCTCGAGCCGCACATGGCGGCCACCCCGGGCTACGACGAAGGCGACTTCATCCCCAGCATCAAGCAGTCGCTGTCGTACCAGAACCAGATGTACGCGGTGCCGTTCTACGGCGAATCGTCGTTCCTGGCCTACCGCAAGGACCTCTTCGACAAGGCCGGGCTCACCATGCCGGCCAAGCCGACGTGGCAGCAGGTCGCCGAGTTCGCCGCGAAGCTCGACGACAAGGCGAACGGCGTCGCGGGCATCTGCCTGCGCGGCAAGCCGGGCTGGGGCGAGAGCCTCGCGCCGTTCAGCACGGTCGCCAACACCTTCGGTGCCCAGTACTTCGACAAGGACTGGAACGCCAAGCTGACGTCGCCGGAGTTCAAGGCGGCCGCGGACTTCTACGTGAACCTGATCCGCGAACACGGCGAGGTCGGCGCCTCCAGCGCCGGGTTCTCCGAGTGCGGCACGCGCTACACCCAGGGCCAGGCCGCGATGTGGTACGACGCCACGGTCATGGCGGGCACCAACGAGGACCCGTCGAGCAGCAAGATCGTCGGCAAGTCCGGGTACGCGCCGGCGCCGGTCGTCAGGACGCAGGCCAGCGGCTGGCTCTACACCTGGGCGCTGGGCATCCCGAAGGTCACCAAGGACAAGGACGCGGCCTGGAAGTTCATGGCCTGGATGACCGACAAGGCGTACGTGCGGAAGGTCGGGGCGACCTACGGCTGGAACCGAGTCCCGCCGGGCGTGCGGCAGTCCACTTACGACATTCCCGACTACGCCAAGGCCGCGGCGGCCTACGCGAAGCCCACGCTGGCCGGGATCGCGGACGCGAACCAGCAGAAGGCCATGGCGAACCCGGTGCCCTACCCCGGCATCCAGTTCGTCGGCATCCCCGAGTTCCAGGACCTCGGCACCCGGGTGAGCCAGCAGCTGTCGGCGGCGATCGCCGGGCGCGAGTCCGTCGACGACGCACTGAAGCAGTCCCAGGACTACGCCCAGACGGTGGGCGACTCCTACAAGGCGGTGCAGTGA
- a CDS encoding NAD(P)-binding domain-containing protein: protein MRIGIFGTGGMADALGTQWARAGHELRVSGRSDPAALAARLGASHGSWRSTAEFADVLLLAVPSSAIAEVVAAAGPLAGKVLVDCTNDPALTGAPVASRIATDAHVVKAFNLAHVDVWRLRPPVFGGRPLSVPLCGDDPAALAAVSTLVRDIGAKPVLAGGLDRAALLEATAAFVIGLWFAGEDAQAILTPAG from the coding sequence ATGCGGATCGGGATCTTCGGCACGGGCGGGATGGCGGACGCGCTCGGCACGCAGTGGGCGCGGGCGGGTCACGAGCTTCGAGTGAGCGGCCGGTCCGACCCCGCGGCTTTGGCCGCCCGGCTCGGCGCTTCGCACGGATCTTGGCGCTCGACGGCGGAGTTCGCGGACGTGCTGCTCCTGGCGGTGCCGTCGTCCGCGATCGCCGAGGTCGTCGCGGCGGCGGGACCGCTCGCGGGGAAGGTGCTGGTGGACTGCACCAACGACCCGGCGCTCACCGGCGCGCCGGTGGCGTCGCGGATCGCCACGGACGCCCACGTGGTCAAGGCGTTCAACCTCGCCCACGTCGACGTCTGGCGGCTGCGGCCCCCGGTGTTCGGCGGCCGCCCGTTGTCGGTCCCGCTGTGCGGCGACGACCCGGCGGCGCTGGCCGCGGTGAGCACGCTGGTGCGGGACATCGGCGCGAAGCCGGTCCTCGCGGGCGGCCTGGACCGCGCGGCCCTGCTGGAGGCCACGGCGGCGTTCGTCATCGGGCTGTGGTTCGCGGGCGAAGACGCCCAGGCGATCCTGACCCCGGCGGGCTGA
- a CDS encoding zinc-dependent alcohol dehydrogenase family protein — protein MRAAIIDRPGEIRVGDVPDPKPREREVVVEVGACGICGTDLHIADGHFPPTPYPIVPGHEFAGEIVELGSDVPGGWQVGDRVAVDPSLFCGYCGPCRSGHGNLCANWNATGDTVDGAFAEYVAVPSANCYRMPDSMTWEQGALVEPVSCAVHGVRRVGVEAGERFLVVGAGTMGLIMQQLLQRAGAHVTVVDRNADRLPRAARLGAVATAADAAELNDEKFDAAVDCTGAAPAIEAAFDATRRGGRLLVFGVAPAEARVALSPFRIYNDEITVVGSMAVLNSYGAALDLVGSGAIDTEELLTDRLPLEQYPDALAKMRSGAGLKVQVLPGGGRA, from the coding sequence ATGCGTGCCGCCATCATCGACCGGCCCGGCGAGATCAGGGTGGGTGACGTGCCCGATCCGAAGCCGCGGGAACGCGAGGTGGTTGTCGAGGTCGGCGCCTGCGGGATCTGCGGGACCGATCTGCACATCGCGGACGGGCACTTCCCGCCCACCCCGTACCCGATCGTCCCGGGCCACGAGTTCGCCGGGGAGATCGTCGAGCTCGGCTCCGACGTGCCGGGCGGCTGGCAGGTCGGCGACCGCGTCGCCGTCGACCCGTCCCTGTTCTGCGGCTACTGCGGTCCGTGCCGCTCCGGCCACGGCAACCTCTGCGCCAACTGGAACGCCACCGGCGACACGGTCGACGGCGCCTTCGCCGAGTACGTCGCCGTCCCGTCGGCGAACTGCTACCGCATGCCCGACTCGATGACCTGGGAACAAGGGGCGCTGGTCGAACCCGTCTCCTGCGCGGTGCACGGCGTGCGCCGCGTCGGGGTCGAGGCGGGAGAGCGCTTCCTCGTCGTCGGCGCCGGCACGATGGGCCTGATCATGCAGCAGTTGCTGCAGCGGGCCGGCGCGCACGTCACCGTCGTCGACCGGAACGCCGACCGGCTGCCCCGGGCGGCCCGGCTCGGCGCCGTCGCCACCGCGGCGGACGCCGCCGAGCTGAACGACGAGAAGTTCGACGCCGCCGTCGACTGCACCGGCGCCGCGCCCGCCATCGAAGCGGCCTTCGACGCCACCCGCCGCGGTGGCCGGCTGCTCGTCTTCGGCGTCGCGCCGGCCGAAGCCCGCGTCGCGCTCTCGCCGTTCCGCATCTACAACGACGAGATCACCGTCGTCGGCTCGATGGCCGTGCTGAACAGCTACGGCGCCGCGCTCGACCTGGTCGGCAGCGGTGCCATCGACACCGAAGAGCTGCTCACCGACCGGCTGCCGCTGGAGCAGTACCCCGACGCGCTGGCCAAGATGCGCAGCGGCGCGGGCCTCAAGGTGCAGGTGCTCCCGGGAGGCGGCCGTGCGTAA